The sequence AGCGACGGCCTCACAGCAGAGTTTTACCTCTGCTTATAAGAAAATCTACTGCTTATGTAAAATGAGTGTCTTAGAAATGAGGAAATGTCAACAACCATGAAGCAAGGCTTAATAACACCAATACCTAAACCACAAAAAGATAAAACGCTAATTGAAAACTGGAGACCTATCTCCCTTCTCAATATGGACTACAACATTTACGCCAGACGTTTAAAAAAGAATCTGACAGAGATAATAAGTGAAAATCAAAATGGCTTCATGGCCGAGCGACGTATCAGTGTCAACATTAGATTAATCTTGGACCTGATTGATTATTCAAATTATATTGAATCTGATGCCTTACTTGTATTTCTTGATTTCTACAAGACTTTTGACTCAACCGAACATCCCTTTATACTACAAACCTTGCAACAATTTGGCTTTGGACCTAAATTTATTAGTGttgttaaatgtgttatatAAAGACATTAATAGCTCGGTTATTTTCTACCCCAATGTCTCACGAAGATTTCCTATCTGAAGAGAAGTTCCTAAGGCTGCCCAATATCctgctacttttcttactgaacTCTTATCACTAAGCATCACACATAATCCTGAAATTCAAGGCGTTTCCATTTTTggtaaattataaaaatgactCAGCTCGCAGACGACACAGTTcgttttctaaaaaataaaactcaaattCCAAAAGCTCTTAAAACAATAGATACATTTTCTAATGCATCAGGccttaaattaaacataaaaaagttcaATTTAATGCCAATACAAAACTCCAGAAACTATCATCTCCGATATGCCCGTTAAACATGGTGTTAAATATTTAGGTGTTCATATCACAGATGATCAACTTCTCAGACAGCAGCTGAATTTCATACCTAAAATTAAGAAAaccaatttaatatttaatctatgGCTTCAAACAGACCTCTCCATCTTTGGAAGAGTGTTGCTAACCAAAGCTGGAGGTGTGTCCAGATTAGTTTATCCTGCCTTATCACTCTTTGTTAATGATAACCTCTGCAAAGAAACTAATAACCTATGTATTTTcttgacagaaaaataatttccCATCAAGTACAAAGAATTTGTTTCTGTAATAAACACCAAACCCACAGGTGATGAAAGGCCACTCAAACCCTCAACCTATAAATTCTCAACTAAATGAGCTAAAAATTAGAGGTATTAATATTACTAATATCAAATGCACAAATAAGCTTATTAGAGAAGaactgaaaagcaaaaataaaattatgccCATTGGAAAATCCTTCTGGAATGCGTTACTCCAAAACATTGACTGGCAGAAATCTTATCTCCTTTCAATTCTGTATTTCAAATAAGAGAAGTGCTCTTCAAAATTTTGCACAACATTTACCCCTCTAATGCCAACATCACCAAAATGATAAACACTCATTCTGCTTGTACATTTTTCAATACTGAACCAGAAACTGTCTTACACCTGTTTTGTCATTGCCTCCCCTCTGTTATGTTTTGGAAGGAtgtggaaaatattattttaaataaaagcaatcaATCGATATCAATTTCCTCAAAAGATATTATTTGCAGATACAACTGCAAAAATAAACCCCTGAACCACATTATTaacatattaatattatttggaAAATTCCATATACATAAGTGTAGATTCAAGAAATCCTttcccaacacacacatttttacagcttaactTGATGCATATTTATGCACTTTAAATGTTACGTCCAACCAAAAAAGTGCACTTACGCTCTCTATCTAcaaaaaccatttttctttagAGGTTACTTGAGTTTTCTTAAAAGAATCACTTTATATTACGCACATAACTGCCACTGTATTGTCTTACCTGTTATTTTGTCCTCTTTATTGCTGCTCTATTCttatatacacatttttttcttgtcaagTCATTAACTGCATTTCATGTAGCATGTCATTCTGCTGTCTTTATTGTTCTTTATgatcattttgtttgtaaacCCCATGTTCTGAAAtaaagatatatttaaaaaaaatattttaaactagCAGACGCACAAGGTCAGCAGGAAGAGAGGGCGGTAGTTTTAGTTTATGCTTTTCCCCGTTTGTTCAGTTGTATGTGcctgttttatgtttctttttaagtaaATGAGAACGAGCAGCGTTTGTTCCTAAAGAAAATGTTAACTTTCTGAACGTGAGTAAAGCCGACGGAGTGAGACCTCCTGTTATTCACGCCATCTCTGCTCTGAAAGCCGGAAGCAGCTGATCGGACCAGGACCAAATGATTTCACTGGAGCTCGAAAGTTGCATCTGGgaagcagccatctttaaagGGAGAAGTCTGAGCTAGTGAGTCTTCCTCGACTTTCTGAGTCAGATATCAGATTTCGTGGGACGTTTTTGTCGCATCTCTGACTTGGAAAATCCGAGTAAAATTCCAACGCACCATGATGATCCTTCAGTCTGACTCCAGAGCTGGTTTTCTCTCAGGGGGAGGTCATACAGAAGCAGTGGCTTCGCTAATGGgaagaaaactttaaattttcAGTGATTAAAATCGAGTGTTTTGTGCTTGTTGTTAGGACACGCTGACGTCATGTCCTCCGCGCTGCAGCTACCTGTTGAGGTGTGGCTGCAGGTGTTCAGCTTCTTGTCCTGGGGAGACAAACTGAGCATGCGCAGCACCTGTACCCACTTCAAACGGCTGTTGGATGAGTCTGCCTCCCTGTGGCGCGGTTTCAGCGTCGTGCTGCAGGACCTGTCCCGGTACAACCGCCGTTTCTGGCGTAGCCTGGCACAGAGGCACGTGCGGATCGTGTCGCTGCGTGCAGGTAAGGATAAGGATTTGAAGCTGCTCTCCACCTGGCTTCCTCTGCTGGATGCGCTGCAGCTGGACATCTGGACAAAGGGGAGTGTCCAGGAGCTAAAAGTGTTTCGACAGCTGCGGTGTCTCTGCGTCACTTCCTGCGCCACAGAGATGATGAGCCTAGACTTCATATTTCCTCTGAGCCGTCAGCTGACTCAGCTCAGTTTGTGCAATGTACACTTCACCTGTCCGGCTTCTCACCTGCTGGCCAGTTTGACGCAGTTGACCAGTCTGACATCACTGCTGCTCCATCATGATGGGAGTCTGAGGATCACGTCACTCAGCGTACTCCTCACTCACCTGACCAAGCTCACTCACCTGTCCTGGACCATGGTCACCTACAGAACACTGTCACCTGACTTCTTCAGCCCCGCCCACCTGACAGGTAAGTGCACGTCACAGCTCTCGAGCAGGTTATCCGAGTATTCAGGGGCATTTCTAGATATAGTGCTGCTGCTACCAAAtattgataataatgataataataataaatcgaTATagttgtaagaaaaaaaaaaaaaaaaaaaaaaacttttgtgtgCTGCCAGCcaaaagtgaaacatacaaataaagaatttataatctaatcaaatgtataaattattATGGATTTAAGTTAGAAAATGCTTCAAATTACATATCAGATTGTTGGAAATGCAGTCAGGTGACGCCATTTTGATCTCTCACAtaaatttgttttgaaaatCCAGCAAAATAAAAGTCAGACTTTACTCACTATTGTTGCAGAAAAAATATTATGAGTGATTGTTGGAAATgtgctaaaaaaacaaacaaacaagatgtTGGCATTAATTCTCCGGTAAGCGTCGCTGAGTTGTGTTTTGAATTGAACCTGCTCCTGAGCTTCTACACCGACTCTTATAACATGCAGGTAGAACACGTTTCTGGTGGATCACCTGAAAAATTCTAGTTTATGTATTGAATtaggaaattaaataattatcatattattgtcattattaagAAATGACCCCTTATCATACGACTTTAAATCTGACTGATATGCACCGACAGACTGTTGTACTCATCTTTCATTATGGCCATAAAGTTTGAATAGTCTTCTCTCTTTATTTGCTAACCGAAGATCAGGGTCACGATCTTGGTGTTAACATGATGGGTTTTTACTGTTACTTTAGTTTTTCAGGTGGAGCGATGACAGCAGCATCTTCACAATCATTCCAAGCATCCACTAATACTAAAACTGTCCTAGTGGATGACGGGAAAAGGGATCAaaatcaacagaaaatgtttttatcgtGATGTCTCGGAGTGAAATAACTGGTGGTAATAACTTTCGTGTTCTTAAAGAAATCCTTcgtgctgctgcagctcaaacTGCTGGTTCAGGTGAGCTGCTCACCTCTTTTCAAAGAAGTCAGGAAGCAGCTGCCtctcttcattttctctcttttcttttcttttcttgtaagCTGATTTTCCTTTATGGGAAAGACATGACTTTCTTGCCTCCTGTGATTGTCCAATCGGCCACTGGCTGCCTGAAGGTTTAGTGACTCAGTTGAAACTCCCGCTGCAGTGTCGACTCCTGTCAGTGTCCATTTTGTGGTGAACTGGTCCAGTGTTGGTAGACTGGTCCTTTAGTGTCCAGATTGTGAGGACCTGTGATGTATCTTGGGTCAGGTGATGTGGGGGAAAATGGCTTTCAGGCAGAACATCTCTGGACACCAGCTTTATGAATAAgcaaaagatttattacaaaaattcaGGCATCAAAAAccgatttctgcagaaaaatctggaaGTCTCAGGATCAGTATGAAAACCTACTGAATATATGTGTGAGTATACTTCACACATTCCTCAAGTCCTGAGTGAGCCAGTCATATGCAGACACATGTTCGTGTGCTGAAGTCCAGACTCTATGTCACTTAAGACACtaagaaccttatatggtaaaaccTGAGTGTGTCTTATAAGATGCTCTGCTCAGACACTACAACTGGTCTCTTTGGTCCAGTTTGTGGTGGACTGGTTCAGGTTGTGGTGGACTGGTCCGGTTGTGGTGGGACTGGTCCTGGTTGTGGTGGGACTGGTCCGGTTGTAGTGGAACTGGTCCGGTTGTGGTGGACTGGTTCAGGTTGTGGTGGACTGGTCCTGGTTGTGGTGGACTGGTCCTGGTTGTGGTGGACGTGGTGGACTGGTCCTGGTTGTGGTGGACGTGGTGGACTGGTCCTGGTTGTGGTGGACTGGTTCAGGTTGTGGTGGACTGCTCCTGGTTGTGGTGGACTGCTCCTGGTTGTGGTGGACTGGTCCTGGTTGTGGTGGACTGGTCCTGGTTGTGGTGGACTGTTCCTGGTTGTGGTGTATGTGGTGGACTGGTCCTGGTTGTGGTGGACTGGTTCAGGTTGTGGTGGACTGGTCCTGGTGGACGTGGTGGACTGGTCCTGGTTGTGGTGGACTGGTTCAGGTTGTGGTGGACTAGTCCAGTTGTGGTGGAACTGGTCCGGTTGTGGTGGAACTGGTCCTGGTTGTGGTGAACTGGTCCGGTTGTGGTGGAACTGGTCCTGGTTGTGGTGAACTGGTCCGGTTGTGGTGGACTGGTCCTGGTTGTGGTGTACGTGGTGAACTGGTCCTGGTTGTGGTGGACTGGTTCAGGTTGTGGTGGACTGGTCCTGGTTGTGGTGGACGTGGTGGACTGGTCCTGGTTGTGGTGGACTGGTTCAGGTTGTGGTGGACTAGTCCAGTTGTGGTGGAACTGGTCCGGTTGTGGTGGAACTGGTCCTGGTTGTGGTGGAACTGGTTCAGGTTGTGGTGGAACTGGTTCAGGTTGTGGTGGAACTGGTCCGGTTGTGGTGGAACTGGTCCTGGTTGTGGTCCTTCAGATTGCTTGCTTGTGTTTATGAAGGAATCTAAGTATGTTGGTGTCTCcctgcagacccctccccctccctcccgcTGACTGACCTCCAGCTGTTGAATTACGACGCCATGGTGACGCAGGAAGTCCTGCAGCCGCTGCGCCTCCTCCGAAGTCTGTCCATCTTCCACCTTTACTCGGTACCTGGACCTACGTGTCACCTGCAAACATGGCTGACATCTCTGCCTCAGCTCTGCAGCCTGAGCGTACACGGTATCTTCCCACTTTAACAAACTTCCTTTTAATGATAaataacagcaaatataaacatttatgaCTCTTCACATAATTTTGTTTAGATGCCTGCAGGGTTAACTGtccattcattcatccctccatctatcgCTAATCAGTTCTTCCTTTCCCTGAATTATCACCATTTCCTTGTCATTCGTTAACATTTAAGGTTATTTTGGCACAAACATCCGTTGAGTCAGAGCTCTGTGGGAGAATATTGACAAGTTCGTAATTCTCAATCATTACGTGGTATGTTGCCGGCCTTCTGTTCTTGTTctggcctttatgctgctatatctattgataaaACATCTTGGAATTTTAAATGGTTAAAGACTGGAACTGTAGCTGGACTCAGCTGTCCTGATTTATTTGACCCAGAGATTTTGTGCCATGTGTCATGTGACCTAACTACTTCCAATAGGAGGCCATCCTCTGGCAGCGTATGCAGACTTCCTGCCATCTTCCCTCCGCAGCTTgactctctgtgttgatcttcAGCCTGAAGACTTGCAGGTGGTTTCGCTCAGAGCTCCTCACCTGGAGCACCTACATCTGGAGCCCTGGGGGTCTTCCTCCAGCCTCatcagactcctcccacagctgttCCCACAGCTGAGGACGCTGAGGATCAGGTGAGTTCACACACCTCCAAAGTTATCTACAATAAAGGCTAGATGTCTCATCCACGCTGCTGGCCAATGGAGTCGAATCATCTGCCAGTCTCAGTCCTTGAAAATCTTCCCGGAAGGCATCCCTGCATGTAGCCACTGGTGGTAGTCCGGGTGGGTCCTTTTTGACGCAATTCTTCTGGTGTCCATGCACCTCTTCTCCATCGTATAGCCTTGCTTTCCAAAGAcctttagagagaaaaaaaaaaaccacatgcGGCAGTGCCCTGTTTCACAAGGTGGATACCCCCACCCCTTCTGCCTGGCCCTGGACTGTAGGATGTACTCACACTTATCCAGGGCCCACACAGAATTCCTGCACCCAGGGCTGAGGGGCTGAACCATGGATCCCGGGTCGGCTGTTGCGCTCCTGACACAATCCGCACGTCGCCTTCTCCGATCTTAGCCGCCCTTCTTGTCAATCTTCCAAGATCCCGCGGCGCATCCCGTGTTCCGGACTCAGCCGCCTTTTGGTCTCTGGTCTCTTGGTCTTGGCCACTCCCATCGTGATCCCAACTGTCtcctttctctctttgtctctgccTAAATCCCCTCAGAACCCCTCACACCTGTCTGTAATTGGGCTCGTTACTTAGGGCTTGATTGGCTTCAGAGGGTGTCAATAAAATCAAttcaaaatactttaaaacCAAGGTCCCATAACAGGTAAAACACATGATTAACAATATAAATCACACACCCTCTCTGTCCCCATCACATTCAGAAtgacaacatatatatatatatatatatatatatatatatatatatatatatatatatatatatatatatatatatatatatatatatatatagagagagagagagagagagagagagagagagagagagagagatatatGAATATTAACAACCCTCctgttctttctgtttctgtctctcagACATCATCGTGTGTTGGACGAGGACTTCCTGCATCTGCAGAACCTTCAGTTTCTCAGCACGTTGGAAGTTCTGGATTCCTTCTACAGACCCGACCCAAATGACCCAAATTGGATTGTTTATAAGCCGAGTCCacatctgctgcagctgatctctgacttgcagaaactgaccaatcacagaatTCGAGTCATCACTGACTCACACAGAGACCCGCTGTCCTGTAAATGTGTctgaccagagtcagaccacaAACATCTGAGTGAAAACCTGCTGCTACAGAGACAGAGTCTAAAATGACCAAACACCTGAAGAGCATCTCAGACTGGTGATGAATGTTCAGCATGCTGAAGATTTTTTAGTCATTGCAGTAAGTTTAAAGGTAAATTGATGAGGTTGGGCATGAATGTTTTATGGATATACACGATTGTTCAGTCAATGCCAGACACAATCATACACAGTTCAAAACACTACACAGTTTGCAGTCGCTGCAAGTCCACTATCAGCAGCTGGATGGATTCCTTCTGGTCATGATGTATACTTTATTCATTCTGAAAGAATATTTTTCACCGGTTTTCAGTGGCTTTTGGGAAGAAATTGTCATTATTGGAGTTACTAGTGCTTTACTTTATCAGCCAGCATACATGAGGgacagctgtagctcaggagggaGAGCAGTCGTCTTCTTAAGGAAGATTTTGTGCCCATGTTTGACCTGTCGTTGGGGAAAATGGCAAACACCTTCTGAAAAAACTAAGGTATTATAATAATGATGGAGGCAGCGTGTTTGACCAGATATGGTACTCAGTTTTAAAATTTCTCCCTGGAGGTGACTGATGTGTCTAACCTTGCTGTCTTCATCGTTTTATAcattacagtgtgtgcagatttATTAGGCAattgagtattttgatcacatcatcctctttatgcatgttgttctactccaaccggtacaggcttgaaagcctactaccaattaagcatatcaggtaatgtgcatctctgtaatgagaaggggtgtggtctaatgacatcaacaccctatatcaggtgtgcataattattaggcaacttccattcctttggctaaatgggtcagaagagagatttgacgaactctgaaaagtcagaaatagtgagatgtcttgcagagggatgcagcactcttaaaattgccaagcttttgaggcgtgatcattgaacaatcaagcgtttcattcaaaatagtcaacagggtcacaagaagcgtgttgaaaaaacaaggcgcaaaataactgcccatgaactgaggaaaatcaagtgtGAAgatgccaagatgccattggccaccagttttgccatttttcagagctgcaacatcactggagtgccaagaagcacaaggtgtgcaaaactcggggacatggccaaggtaaggaaggctgaaaaacgaccaccactgaacaagacacacaagataaaacgtcaagactgggccaagaaatatcataagactgatttttctaaggttttatggactgatgaaatgagagtgaatcttgatgggccagatggatgggcccgtggctggatcagtacagggcagagagctccactccgactcagacgccagcaaggtggaggtgggatactggtatgggctggtatcatcaaagatgagcttgtgggactttttcgggttgaggatggagtcaagctcaactcccagtcctactgccagtttctggaagacaccttcttcaagcagtggtacaggaagaagtcagcatcgttcaagaaaaacatgattttcatgcaggacaatgctccatcacacgcatccaagtactccactgcgtggctggccagaaaaggcctaaaagaagaaaaaataatgacatggcctccttgttcacctgatcttaaccccatagagaacctgtggtccctcatcaaatgtgagatctacagggagggaaaacagtacacctctctgaacagtgtctgggaggctgtggttgctgctgcacgcaatgttgatcgtgaacagatcaagacactgacagaatctatggatggcaggcttttgagtgtcctcgcaaagaaaggtggttatattggtcactgatttgtttttgttttttttttttgaatgccagaaatgtatatttgtaaattttgagttgttatattggtttccctggtaaaaaaataagtgaaatggatatatatttggtttttgttaggttgcctaataattatgcacagtaatagtccaCCACTTTTTGTGTCTTGTTGGATATAATTAAAACACCAGGAAGAGACAAGAAATTAtttatctgtggagagaaaaacaacagcttTTAAGTTGTTTgacattattgttttaaatgagtgtttaataaaactgatttacatgttttactgAGAGTTTGCTGCTTCTCAACCACAGTACATGGACCAGAACCGACCCCACTTAACCGCGGTACATGGACCGGAACCGACCTCACTAAACCGCGGTACGTGGACCGGAACCGACCTCACTTAACCGCGGTACATGGACCGGAACCGACCTCACTAAACGGCGGTACGTCGACCGGAACCGACCTCACTAAACGGCGGGACATGGACCGGAACCGACCTCACTAAACCGCGGTacatggaccagaaccaggactcccATTTGTTAACTTTGGGACCTGTTTCAAAGTTTTAAGGCTCCAAAATGTTGATGATTAAAACCTCAACTCATCTCAGTGTAGACATGAACTTCATTACAACTACACAGAATCTATATAGTCAAAATTTTGAATTCATTGAAATCTAAAAAACCTACAGAGGACATATACAGCAGGCTGagtattaacaccttccagttgggtccttgggAAAGAGTAGGCTACTGGCTACTCTCAGGTGTaagtttggagaaaagcgtctgatAAATGATTGTAATGTAATCTCAGAGATTTTCCTTAAGAGAAAGAAGATTCCAGATTTCTGTTGCTCATTGATTCCAGGTCTGAGTTTTCATCCTGTTTTATCACAAGGAGACACTGAGATGATGCGATTTCCTCACAAACAGCTTCCTACAGAAAAATAACCAACACTTCTCAGAGGATTGAGCAATGATGCCAGTTAAGTATTTATAGGCTGAACTAGCTATCAGTGGCACATGGATTCTATTTTTACTCTTCATGTGTTCATGTGACATTGTTCTGGAATAATTTCTAGATAGACTTATAAACTGATTTTGATAAAGAAATTGTACTTAAGAAACATGACTTGTTACCAATTTTCTCCAGTAATATGTCCtttgtttattaatattaactaaaatgacatttttcacaAAGATGGCCCGGCTGTTCAGCATTCAAACAAACAGAACCTTCTTTGTATTGTACAACTAAAGATATCTGAAAAAGTCCAACAAGAAATTGACGAGGACTAGATCTATGCCAGCAGTCTGCAACCTTTACggtccaaagagccatttttccctcagcccggctaaataaaactcatttagagctgcaaatgagaccttttgaaaaaagacaagttataatttttgataaatatctactataggaaatgtgttgtcatttttaaagactgcattttatttctatttttagattttagaatGAGAAAACAAATCTTTTGCAAAAAGTGGATAGACTTTTTTTCTATGTAGATATTTggggaaaatgatgtaaaaaaataaaatgtaaaataataaaattaatgttttttccatgaaaactaaaattttgTGAATCGAATGGGTTGcaaaatgaatagaaaatatAGTCAAAACATTGACAAGGTTAGAAATAATGATTTGTacttgaaataataattttgttctTCAAACTTTGCTTTCATCAAAGAATCCTCCATTTGCAGCAATTAAAGCCTTGCAGACTTTTGGCATTCAAGCTGTCTGAGGAAATTTCACTCCATGCTTCCTGAAGGACCTCACACAAGTTGAATTGGCTTGATGGACACTTCTTACGCACCGTGATGTCCAGCTGTTCCCAGAACAGCTCGATAGgtttgagatctggtgactgtgctGACCACTGTATTATAGACAGAATACCAGCTGACTGCTTCTTCCCTAAATAGTTCTTGCATAGTTTAGAGCTCTTCTTTGGGTCATTGTCTTGTTGTAAGACAAAATTGGCTCTAATTAAGTGCTGTTCAGAGGGTATGGCATGGCGTTGCAAAATGGAGAGATAGTCGTCCTTATTCAATATCCCTTTTACCCTACACAAATCTCCCACTTCTCACCAGCACCAAAGCATCTCCAGACCACCACATATCCTCCACCATGCTTGAAAGATGGCGTCAAGCACTGCTCCagcatctttttatttgttctgcGTCTCACAAATGTTCTTCTTTGTGATCCAGACACCTCAAACTTAGATTCATCTGTCCATAACATATTTTTCCAGTCTTCCTCTCTCTAgtgtttgtgttcttttgtCCATCTCAGATGTGGCCTTTGCTGCTCTGTCTAGCAGGCCAGCATCCTGGAGTCGCCTCCTCACTGTTGATGTTGAGACTGGTGTTTTGTGGGTACCATTTAATGAAGCTGCCAGTGGAGGACCTGTGAGGTGTCTGTTTCTCAAACTACAGACTCTGATGTGCTTGTCCTCTTGCTCAGTTGTGCCTCCCACTTCTCCTCCTGTTGTGGTTAGAACCACTTTGAACCACAGGGAGTAGTACACACCATTGTAGGAGATCTTCACTTCCTTTGCAATTTCTCTCATGGAATAGCCTTCATTTCTCAGAACAAGAGTAGACTGACGAGTTTCAATGGAAAGTTATGTTTTTCTGGCCATTTTGAGACTATAATTGCACACACAAATGCTGAAGCTTCAGATACTGAACTAGCTAAATGAAGACCAATTTTATTGCTTCTTTAATCAGTTTTCCGCTGTGCTAACATAATTGCACAATGATCAGTTAGCCTTTTAACATCATAAACTTGGATTAGCTAACAGAATATGCACAACATATCACATATaatttatatacagtctatggttgtGCCTGTAAGAGGAGAAGATGACCACGTGACTGACGTCAGCCAGTAGGAGGCGCTGTCTCCACTGCTAGTAAAAACCAAATAAGGAAATGACGCGCTGCGCGTGGTGATGGTCTCAAATAGAAAACGGCTTTATCCACACCGGGATCGTGTTGGAGCTGGTTGGAGGGACCTGGTGGTGAAGGAAGCAGAGGTTAGTGTGATATCGGACAGTCTGATCGGTTTAACCAAGTTAGGAAACACAGAGTCGGTATTTTAGTGGAAGAAACGCTGTTAGCTAAACAGCTAGTTGACCATGTAAGTCAGCACGTGCAGGACCCTAAAAGGTGATCGTTGTTGTAATTAACACTATCAAAACggataaataaactgtgttaaaGTCGTAGAAGTCCAGCGAAAACCAAAATGTGCTAAATTACTGGGGCCAAACTTCATACAGCTGTAAGCATTTGGGTGTAATAAGGTTAAATTTAGTAGTTTTTCCTAAATTTACAAG comes from Melanotaenia boesemani isolate fMelBoe1 chromosome 20, fMelBoe1.pri, whole genome shotgun sequence and encodes:
- the ntmt1 gene encoding N-terminal Xaa-Pro-Lys N-methyltransferase 1 isoform X4 — protein: MSSALQLPVEVWLQVFSFLSWGDKLSMRSTCTHFKRLLDESASLWRGFSVVLQDLSRYNRRFWRSLAQRHVRIVSLRAGKDKDLKLLSTWLPLLDALQLDIWTKGSVQELKVFRQLRCLCVTSCATEMMSLDFIFPLSRQLTQLSLCNVHFTCPASHLLASLTQLTSLTSLLLHHDGSLRITSLSVLLTHLTKLTHLSWTMVTYRTLSPDFFSPAHLTDPSPSLPLTDLQLLNYDAMVTQEVLQPLRLLRSLSIFHLYSVPGPTCHLQTWLTSLPQLCSLSVHA
- the ntmt1 gene encoding N-terminal Xaa-Pro-Lys N-methyltransferase 1 isoform X2, which translates into the protein MSSALQLPVEVWLQVFSFLSWGDKLSMRSTCTHFKRLLDESASLWRGFSVVLQDLSRYNRRFWRSLAQRHVRIVSLRAGKDKDLKLLSTWLPLLDALQLDIWTKGSVQELKVFRQLRCLCVTSCATEMMSLDFIFPLSRQLTQLSLCNVHFTCPASHLLASLTQLTSLTSLLLHHDGSLRITSLSVLLTHLTKLTHLSWTMVTYRTLSPDFFSPAHLTDPSPSLPLTDLQLLNYDAMVTQEVLQPLRLLRSLSIFHLYSVPGPTCHLQTWLTSLPQLCSLSVHDIIVCWTRTSCICRTFSFSARWKFWIPSTDPTQMTQIGLFISRVHICCS
- the ntmt1 gene encoding N-terminal Xaa-Pro-Lys N-methyltransferase 1 isoform X1, whose product is MSSALQLPVEVWLQVFSFLSWGDKLSMRSTCTHFKRLLDESASLWRGFSVVLQDLSRYNRRFWRSLAQRHVRIVSLRAGKDKDLKLLSTWLPLLDALQLDIWTKGSVQELKVFRQLRCLCVTSCATEMMSLDFIFPLSRQLTQLSLCNVHFTCPASHLLASLTQLTSLTSLLLHHDGSLRITSLSVLLTHLTKLTHLSWTMVTYRTLSPDFFSPAHLTDPSPSLPLTDLQLLNYDAMVTQEVLQPLRLLRSLSIFHLYSVPGPTCHLQTWLTSLPQLCSLSVHGGHPLAAYADFLPSSLRSLTLCVDLQPEDLQVVSLRAPHLEHLHLEPWGSSSSLIRLLPQLFPQLRTLRIRHHRVLDEDFLHLQNLQFLSTLEVLDSFYRPDPNDPNWIVYKPSPHLLQLISDLQKLTNHRIRVITDSHRDPLSCKCV
- the ntmt1 gene encoding N-terminal Xaa-Pro-Lys N-methyltransferase 1 isoform X3, with the protein product MMSLDFIFPLSRQLTQLSLCNVHFTCPASHLLASLTQLTSLTSLLLHHDGSLRITSLSVLLTHLTKLTHLSWTMVTYRTLSPDFFSPAHLTDPSPSLPLTDLQLLNYDAMVTQEVLQPLRLLRSLSIFHLYSVPGPTCHLQTWLTSLPQLCSLSVHGGHPLAAYADFLPSSLRSLTLCVDLQPEDLQVVSLRAPHLEHLHLEPWGSSSSLIRLLPQLFPQLRTLRIRHHRVLDEDFLHLQNLQFLSTLEVLDSFYRPDPNDPNWIVYKPSPHLLQLISDLQKLTNHRIRVITDSHRDPLSCKCV